From Camelina sativa cultivar DH55 chromosome 7, Cs, whole genome shotgun sequence, one genomic window encodes:
- the LOC104703356 gene encoding 60S ribosomal protein L7-1, with protein MAEEEAKGVEIMAGEEAKGLDYIPEIILKKRKNRDELAFIRKKQLELGNFGKKKQKKVSDIKRPEDFVLEFRAKEIDLIRMKQRVKRPKSSPPPVKSNLVFIIRIQGGKSDMHPKTKRILNNLQLRSTFTGVFARATDSLFQKLLKVQPYVTYGYPNDKSVKDLIYKKGYTIIEGNPVPLTDNNIIEQALGVHKIFGIEDLVNEIARVGDHFREVMRFLGPLKLNKPTAGVLNRKKQVFSEGGDTGNREDKINDLINKLN; from the exons ATGGCCGAAGAAGAAGCTAAGGGAGTAGAGATAATGGCCGGAGAAGAAGCTAAGGGTTTGGATTACATACCGGAGATTATactgaagaagaggaagaacagagaTGAGCTTGCCTTTATCAGGAAGAAGCAACTTGAGTTGGGCAATTTCggcaagaagaagcagaagaaagtCTCTGATATCAAACGTCCTGAAGATTTTGTGCTTGAGTTCAGGGCTAAG GAAATAGATCTTATCCGGATGAAGCAAAGGGTCAAGAGGCCAAAGTCATCTCCTCCACCAGTTAAATCTAACCTGGTTTTCATCATACGTATACAAGGAGG CAAGAGTGATATGCACCCAAAGACCAAGAGGATTCTTAACAATCTGCAACTGAGGAGCACCTTTACTGGTGTATTTGCCAGAGCAACTGACAGTCTGTTCCAAAAGCTTCTCAAAGTGCAGCCTTATGTCACTTATGG ATACCCCAATGATAAGAGCGTCAAGGACCTCATATACAAAAAGGGATACACAATAATAGAGGGCAATCCTGTTCCTCTTACCGACAACAACATTATCGAACAG GCTCTAGGAGTACACAAAATCTTTGGCATAGAAGACCTTGTGAATGAGATAGCAAGGGTTGGTGATCATTTCAGAGAAGTGATGAGATTTTTGGGACCGTTGAAACTCAACAAGCCCACGGCTGGTGTTTTGAACAGGAAGAAGCAAGTTTTCAGCGAAGGAGGAGATACTGGTAACCGCGAAGATAAGATCAATGATCTCATCAACAAATTGAATTAG
- the LOC104703358 gene encoding uncharacterized protein LOC104703358 produces the protein MEDEEYVMIDLDDVSRHIDIPSDAPYTLSGLDTLNPVLTIDGKIKLVGEYIETIGTCLAFSDDMGENQKKTVEPVAKLHKILKFRLAAALDNEDGETKTSHL, from the exons atggaggacGAAGAGTATGTAATGATTGATCTTGATGACGTTTCAAGACACATTGACATTCCATCAGATGCTCCTTATACTTTATCA GGTTTGGATACTTTGAATCCGGTGTTGACCATTGATGGCAAAATCAAGCTG gTTGGAGAATATATAGAAACAATTGGTACATGCCTTGCTTTCTCTGACGACATGG GTGAAAACCAGAAGAAGACAGTTGAACCTGTTGCCAAACTCCACAAGATTCTTAAGTTTAGGTTAGCAGCTGCATTAGACAATGAAGATGGAGAAACAAAGACAAGCCATTTGTAA